The following proteins are co-located in the Vigna angularis cultivar LongXiaoDou No.4 chromosome 2, ASM1680809v1, whole genome shotgun sequence genome:
- the LOC128195371 gene encoding uncharacterized protein LOC128195371 yields the protein MASRLPPPPPPQTNDHDGPNNNTRLLESVIEKLQEQNAVLMQQNAANSQNLEAARTNSEMTQRQLMEILAATRGTPGASASNATHQAEWTLEGFLQHRPAKFDGKCLPDGADQWIRDMEQIYDAKDCPNDRRPAFTEYLLTGEASHWWKTAKMILAESHSPISWKVFKEKFYEEYFPDSVRFSKEVEFLQLVQGNMSVSEYTNRFKHLVRFNTLATSEVWQCRKFENGLRSDLKVLISSLCIKSFPVMIERAKVLEKNVAEAERLKKQQQATRGPIMSRPNLNRNRLPYARPAQPSNSQAMVVTGQSGQHGSVRCFKCGGPHYRSSCPLLEGAKYCTRCRRNGHMEHECNMGRRAVMRPPNAGRMQQDRGGRAQAVGRVYAITGAEAASSAEREMQFDLVVSTPAAGEVRTSTVCAKCPIEVEGRNYKVNLICLPLKDLEVILGMDWLAANRILIDCGAKELVFPDEYEVELSVTLGQLKEDIVDGASCFLIMTHSDERLEGLNHERLSSKSSGERSVVDEFPDVFPDEVPGLPPPREVEFTIDLVSNAGPISIAPYRMSPAELAELKEQIEELMDKQFIRPSASPWGAPIRVKEEDIQKTAFRSRYGHYEYVVMPFGVTNAPAIFMDYMNRIFRPYLDKFVVVFIDDILVYSKSYEEHEDHLRTVLGVLREKELYAKFSKCEFWMKEVPFLGHIVSAGGISVDPAKVRAVLEWESPRSVTEVRSFVGLAGYYRQFIEGFSKIVAPLTQLTRKDQPFAWTDRCEGSFQELKNKLTSAPVLVIPDTAKPFVVYCDASHQGLGCVLMQEKRVVAYASRQLKVHEKNYPTHDLELAAVKELNMRQRRWLEFLKDYDFELLYHPGKANVVADALSRKVVHVSSMMVRELSLVESFRDLKLQFDLEPNVIKCCTLRISSDVYDWIREKQREDEELVKILNALGTDQAKEFNTGADGLLRYMDRTCIPNDGELKRIILEEGHHSRLSIHPGMTKMYQDLRSSFWWPGMKSDVARFVASCLTCQRAKAEH from the exons ATGGCATCTAGActacctcctcctcctccaccacagACCAATGATCATGATGGGCCCAACAACAACACCAGGCTATTGGAATCAGTGATCGAGAAGCTACAAGAGCAGAATGCTGTTCTGATGCAGCAAAACGCGGCTAATTCACAAAATCTTGAAGCTGCTCGCACCAATTCTGAAATGACTCAGAGGCAGCTGATGGAGATTCTTGCAGCTACTAGGGGTACGCCGGGGGCATCTGCTTCAAATGCTACTCATCAGGCTGAGTGGACTTTGGAGGGCTTCTTGCAGCACCGCCCTGCAAAGTTTGATGGGAAATGCCTTCCTGACGGAGCTGATCAGTGGATACGGGACATGGAGCAGATCTATGATGCCAAGGATTGTCCAAACGATCGAAGACCGGCATTCACTGAATATTTGTTGACTGGAGAGGCCAGTCATTGGTGGAAGACTGCGAAGATGATACTAGCAGAATCTCACAGCCCTATTTCCTGGAAAGTCTTCAAGGAAAAGTTTTATGAGGAGTATTTCCCGGATAGTGTTCGCTTCAGCAAAGAGGTGGAATTTCTCCAGTTGGTACAAGGTAATATGTCTGTTTCGGAGTACACCAACAGGTTCAAACACCTGGTTCGCTTTAATACCCTTGCCACCAGTGAAGTGTGGCAGTGcaggaaatttgaaaatggaCTGAGAAGTGACCTTAAGGTGTTGATATCCAGCCTCTGCATTAAGTCCTTTCCTGTGATGATTGAGAGAGCAAAAGTGTTAGAGAAAAATGTGGCTGAAGCAGAACGACTGAAGAAGCAGCAACAAGCAACTAGGGGGCCGATCATGTCCAGGCCAAATCTGAATAGGAACAGGTTGCCGTATGCTCGCCCAGCACAACCATCAAATTCTCAGGCTATGGTTGTTACCGGACAGTCTGGACAACATGGATCAGTCAGATGTTTtaagtgtggaggaccacactatCGATCGTCGTGTCCTCTGTTGGAGGGAGCGAAATATTGTACTCGCTGCAGAAGAAATGGTCACATGGAGCACGAGTGTAATATGGGCAGACGTGCAGTAATGAGGCCGCCAAATGCCGGGAGGATGCAACAGGATCGGGGTGGAAGAGCACAAGCGGTTGGTCGTGTTTATGCTATAACAGGCGCCGAAGCTGCCAGTTCAG CCGAACGcgagatgcagttcgacttggtagTATCAACCCCAGCAGcgggtgaggttaggacgtctactGTATGTGCTAAATGTCCTATAGAGGTTGAAGGACGTAACTATAAGGTAAACCTCATCTGCCTACCCCTAAAGGATTTGGAAGTGAtcctaggaatggattggttggctgccaatcgcattctcattgACTGTGGTGCTAAGGAATTGGTGTTTCCGGACGAGTACGAAGTAGAGCTATCggtgacgctcggtcagctaAAGGAAGACATCGTGGATGGTGCTAGTTGTTTTCTGATCATGACGCATTCGGACGAACGACTTGAAGGTTTGAATCATGAGCGATTGTCCAGTAAGTCGAGTGGAGAACGATCAGTTGTGGATGAATTCCCTGATGTATTTCCTGATGAAGTGCCTGGATTACCTCCTCCGCGCGAGGTGGAATTTACTATCGACCTAGTGTCGAATGCTGGACCTATCTCTATTGCACCATATCGGATGTCACCAGCAGAGTTAGCTGAACTCAAAGAACAGATAGAAGAGTTAATGGACAAGCAGTTTATCAGACCAAGCgcatcaccttggggagcgcca ATTCGGGTGAAGGAAGAAGACATCCAGAAGACGGCCTTCCGATCTCGttatggacactacgagtatgtagtgatgccattCGGTGTGACAAACGCCCCGGCAATatttatggactacatgaatcgtATCTTCAGGCCGTATCTAGACAAGTTCGTGGTTGTATTCATTGATGATATTTTGGTCTACTCCAAGAGCTATGAAGAACATGAGGATCATTTGAGGACTGTTCTGGGCGTACTAAGAGAAAAGGAGTTGTACGCCAAATTCtctaaatgtgaattttggatgaaggaagtgcCATTCTTGGGACACATAGTTTCAGCTGGAGGAATATCAGTGGATCCGGCAAAAGTAAGAGCAGTATTGGAGTGGGAGAGTCCACGTTCGGTAACTGAAGTTCGTAGCTTTGTGGgactcgcgggctactatagacagttcattgaagggttttccaagataGTAGCTCCGTTGACTCAGCTGACCAGAAAAGATcaaccgttcgcttggaccgatcggtgtgaaggaAGTTTCCAGGAATTGAAGAATAAGTTAACGAGCGCCCCGGTATTGGTAATACCTGACACGGCTAAACCCTTCGTGGTATATTGTGACGCGTCTCATCAGGGTTTGGGCTGTGTGCTCATGCAAGAAAAGAGGGTGGTTGCGTACGCTTCTCGGCAATTGAAGGTTCACGAGAAGAATTATCCAACTCACGACCTGGAATTAGCAGCAGTC aaggagctgaATATGAGACAGAGACGTTGGCTAGAGTTCTTGAAGGACTACGACTTTGAACTACTCTACCATCCGGGAAAAGCAAATGTGGTAGCAGATGCCTTAAGCAGAAAGGTGGTTCACGTCTCCTCTATGATGGTCCGGGAGTTGAGTTTGGTAGAAAGTTTTAGAGATCTAAAGTTACAGTTTGACTTGGAACCGAATGTTATTAAATGTTGTACTCTTAGAATCTCCAGTGATGTATACGACTGGATCAGAGAGAAGCAGcgagaagatgaagagttggTGAAGATATTGAACGCACTCGGTACAGATCAGGCCAAGGAGTTTAACACTGGAGCTGATGGTCTTCTACGCTACATGGATAGAACGTGCATTCCGAATGATGGCGAGTTGAAAAGAATCATTCTTGAGGAAGGACATCACAGCCGCcttagcatacaccctggtatgactaagatgtatcaagacctcaggaGCTCATTCTGGTGGCCGGGAATGAAAAGTGATGTCGCACGTTTTGTGGCATCTTGTTTAACGTGCCAACGAGCCAAGGCTGAACATTAG